In one Parvibaculum sp. genomic region, the following are encoded:
- a CDS encoding phage holin family protein, with protein sequence MIDPTPQIRKLAEAELFRAELEARRLARKLSLVGIAVFIALFALTMLVIAGFLALSEIYGYPLGALITGGVLAALAFIALVSAAKKPGRADRLEMELANATILQARAEVKRDFDTIERTLNELSLGLLGIVKGSTGSLPLITIIVGALAAMSPVLRRFLMPYLRKE encoded by the coding sequence ATGATCGATCCGACGCCGCAAATCCGCAAACTCGCCGAAGCCGAACTTTTCCGTGCCGAGCTCGAAGCGCGCCGTCTTGCGCGCAAACTCTCGCTGGTCGGCATCGCGGTTTTCATCGCGCTTTTCGCGCTGACCATGCTGGTGATCGCCGGCTTCCTGGCGCTCTCCGAAATCTACGGCTATCCGCTTGGCGCGCTCATCACCGGCGGCGTGCTGGCGGCACTGGCATTCATCGCGCTCGTCTCCGCTGCCAAAAAGCCCGGCCGCGCCGACCGCCTCGAAATGGAGCTCGCCAACGCCACCATTCTGCAGGCGCGCGCCGAAGTGAAGCGCGACTTCGACACGATCGAACGCACGCTCAACGAGCTCAGCCTCGGTCTTCTCGGCATCGTCAAGGGATCGACCGGCAGCCTGCCGCTCATCACAATTATCGTCGGCGCACTCGCCGCGATGAGCCCGGTGCTGCGCCGTTTCCTGATGCCCTATCTGCGAAAGGAATGA
- a CDS encoding glutathione S-transferase N-terminal domain-containing protein produces MKLYHSPTSPFARKVRVLIREKGALAQVTEETASAMSDPQSLIAANPLGKVPALALKDGTSFFDSPLICEYLDATLDGPALFPAAGAERWRALRFQALADGIMDAAVSLVFETNRPEAERSEMWMARWRRAVARSLDLLEQEVSLLDAPLDIGGIATGAALGYLDFRHAAMNWQTQAPELAGWWRDMAKRPSFAETAPPA; encoded by the coding sequence ATGAAGCTCTATCACTCCCCGACCTCGCCTTTCGCGCGCAAGGTCCGCGTGCTGATCCGCGAGAAGGGCGCGCTGGCGCAGGTGACCGAGGAGACGGCTTCGGCAATGAGCGACCCGCAATCGCTGATCGCGGCCAACCCACTCGGCAAGGTACCGGCGCTCGCCCTGAAGGACGGCACGTCTTTCTTCGACAGTCCTTTGATCTGCGAATATCTGGACGCGACGCTCGACGGCCCCGCGCTCTTTCCGGCGGCGGGCGCGGAGCGCTGGCGCGCCTTGCGCTTTCAGGCGCTGGCCGACGGCATCATGGACGCCGCCGTGTCGCTGGTCTTCGAGACGAACCGGCCGGAAGCCGAACGTTCGGAAATGTGGATGGCCCGCTGGCGCCGCGCCGTTGCGCGCAGCCTCGATCTTTTGGAACAGGAAGTGAGCCTTCTCGACGCACCGCTCGACATTGGCGGCATCGCGACGGGCGCGGCGCTTGGCTATCTCGACTTCCGCCACGCCGCCATGAACTGGCAGACGCAGGCGCCCGAACTCGCCGGCTGGTGGCGCGACATGGCGAAGCGTCCTTCTTTCGCCGAAACCGCGCCGCCCGCCTGA
- a CDS encoding phospholipase D-like domain-containing protein translates to MQTGFSDLWPILLAVIQFGGAIGAAIHAMLIKSDERAAAGWVGFIVLVPFVGWIVYLLFGVNRIQRRARELRGQKNETLLLAPLPARSGGRVTADEGPRLKALESLARFGQKVLPESFEPGNSLGVLRNGDEAYPAMIAAIESAERSIALSTYIFNNDPAGRRFVEALSAASRRGVRVRLLIDGVGSWYSRPSLVPLLEEHGLDYARFLHSFMPWRMPYLNMRNHQKIMVVDGRHGFTGGMNIAEGNVLAARPRKPILDHHFRLGGPVVAHLMHTFAYEWNFTTGELLDGPDWFPPLDETGDIVARGLPAGPDMGLNPIRWTLLGALAEARHSIRVVTPYFLPDATLRTAISVAAMRGVIVDIVLPRASNLPFVDWATTPQLEWLARAGCRIWKTAGPFDHTKIMTVDGMWSMIGSANWDDRSLRLNFEFNLECYGASFARTLDDIVERKISDAHPVSLEELAARSYPGRIRDAFFRLASPYL, encoded by the coding sequence ATGCAGACCGGATTCTCAGATCTCTGGCCGATCCTTCTGGCCGTCATCCAGTTTGGCGGCGCGATCGGCGCCGCGATCCACGCCATGCTGATCAAGAGCGACGAGCGCGCGGCCGCCGGCTGGGTCGGCTTCATCGTGCTGGTGCCCTTTGTCGGCTGGATCGTTTACCTGCTTTTCGGCGTCAACCGCATCCAGCGCCGCGCCCGCGAACTGCGCGGCCAGAAGAACGAAACGCTGCTGCTGGCGCCCTTGCCGGCCCGCAGCGGCGGTCGCGTGACGGCCGACGAGGGGCCGCGGCTCAAGGCGCTGGAAAGCCTCGCCCGCTTCGGCCAGAAAGTGCTGCCCGAGAGTTTCGAGCCCGGCAATTCGCTGGGCGTGCTGCGAAATGGCGACGAAGCCTATCCCGCGATGATCGCCGCCATCGAAAGCGCCGAACGCTCGATCGCGCTGTCGACCTACATCTTCAACAACGATCCGGCCGGCCGCCGCTTCGTCGAAGCCCTCTCGGCGGCAAGCCGGCGCGGCGTCCGCGTCCGCCTGCTGATCGACGGCGTCGGCTCGTGGTATTCGCGCCCCTCTCTCGTGCCGCTGCTGGAAGAGCACGGCCTCGACTATGCCCGTTTCCTGCATTCGTTCATGCCGTGGCGCATGCCCTATCTCAACATGCGCAACCACCAGAAGATCATGGTCGTCGACGGCCGCCACGGTTTCACCGGCGGCATGAACATCGCCGAAGGCAACGTGCTCGCCGCCCGGCCGCGCAAGCCGATCCTCGACCATCATTTTCGCCTCGGGGGCCCGGTGGTCGCGCATCTGATGCACACTTTCGCCTATGAGTGGAATTTCACCACCGGCGAACTGCTGGACGGGCCGGACTGGTTTCCGCCGCTCGATGAAACCGGCGACATCGTGGCGCGCGGCCTGCCGGCCGGTCCCGACATGGGCCTCAATCCGATCCGCTGGACGCTGCTCGGCGCGCTTGCCGAAGCGCGCCACAGCATTCGCGTCGTCACGCCTTACTTCCTGCCCGACGCAACGCTCCGGACCGCGATCTCGGTTGCCGCCATGCGCGGCGTCATCGTCGACATCGTCCTGCCGCGCGCCAGCAACCTGCCCTTCGTCGACTGGGCGACGACGCCGCAACTCGAATGGCTGGCCCGCGCCGGCTGCCGCATCTGGAAAACCGCCGGCCCCTTCGACCACACCAAGATCATGACGGTGGATGGCATGTGGTCGATGATCGGCTCGGCCAACTGGGACGATCGCAGTCTGCGCCTCAATTTCGAGTTCAACCTCGAATGCTACGGCGCAAGCTTCGCCCGCACGCTCGACGACATCGTCGAGCGGAAAATCTCCGACGCCCATCCGGTCTCGCTCGAGGAACTTGCCGCCCGTTCCTACCCGGGGCGCATCCGCGACGCCTTTTTCCGCCTCGCCTCGCCCTATCTCTGA